In a genomic window of Methanomassiliicoccus sp.:
- the ligD gene encoding non-homologous end-joining DNA ligase, with protein MAIYDGVEVEVTNRDKVLYPRDGLTKGDVIDYYSATSRFILPHIEGRPVSMLRYPDGIDGESFYQKQVSERFPPWFRTVAVRKKGGQVVHAVCEKEADMVYLANLACLTPHVWLSRASSLERPDRMILDMDPSDKDFSVVKDAARSAAKELRGLGLTPFVMTTGSRGLHVTVPLDRVASFEEVLSLAKMIASRMVEGDERFTTERLVEARSGRLLVDVYRNSYAQTAVPPYALRARDGAPVATPLEWSELEGSGLNSRSFSISSVLARLEERGDPWRAIERSSGSVKEAIARARR; from the coding sequence ATGGCAATCTATGACGGTGTGGAGGTCGAGGTGACCAACCGGGACAAGGTCTTGTATCCTCGGGACGGCCTGACCAAGGGAGATGTGATCGACTATTACTCGGCCACCTCGAGGTTCATACTCCCTCACATTGAGGGGCGCCCGGTGAGCATGCTCCGCTATCCTGACGGCATTGATGGCGAAAGCTTCTACCAGAAGCAGGTCTCCGAGCGATTTCCCCCATGGTTCAGAACGGTGGCAGTTCGGAAGAAGGGCGGCCAGGTCGTGCACGCGGTGTGCGAGAAGGAGGCCGACATGGTATACTTGGCCAATCTGGCCTGCCTGACCCCTCATGTCTGGTTGAGCCGTGCGAGCTCCCTGGAGCGCCCCGATAGGATGATTCTGGACATGGATCCCTCGGACAAGGATTTCTCTGTGGTCAAGGACGCCGCCAGGAGCGCGGCCAAGGAACTGAGGGGGCTGGGGCTGACGCCCTTCGTCATGACCACTGGGTCTCGCGGCCTCCATGTCACCGTGCCTCTCGACCGTGTGGCCAGCTTCGAGGAGGTGCTGTCTCTCGCCAAGATGATCGCATCCAGGATGGTGGAGGGCGATGAGCGGTTCACCACCGAGAGGTTGGTCGAAGCGAGGAGTGGCCGACTGCTGGTCGACGTCTACCGCAACTCTTACGCCCAGACCGCTGTGCCCCCCTATGCACTGAGGGCCCGGGACGGTGCCCCGGTGGCTACCCCTCTAGAGTGGAGTGAACTGGAGGGCTCGGGGCTGAACTCGAGGAGCTTCAGCATCAGTTCGGTCCTTGCTCGGCTGGAGGAGAGAGGTGATCCCTGGCGAGCCATCGAGCGTTCCTCCGGTTCGGTCAAGGAAGCGATCGCCCGGGCGAGGCGCTGA